A stretch of the Diadema setosum chromosome 16, eeDiaSeto1, whole genome shotgun sequence genome encodes the following:
- the LOC140240076 gene encoding Golgi-associated plant pathogenesis-related protein 1-like yields MGGCQSSDQGMGAYRSKFRRDALKSHNKYRAEHGAPPLKIDSKINKYAQKWAENCAKKAQLAHRSEHQYGENIHYAFDSRGIENITGEMASKAFYDEINHYNFSSPGFTSGTGHFTQLVWKSSLRVGIGVAVNPQNKNQVFSVFNYEPAGNVQGQFPENVLQKK; encoded by the exons CGTACCGCTCAAAATTCAGGAGAGATGCGCTCAAGTCTCATAATAAATACCGAGCCGAGCACGGGGCACCTCCTTTGAAAATCGACAGCAAGATCAACAAGTACGCGCAAAAGTGGGCGGAGAACTGCGCGAAGAAGGCGCAACTGGCGCACAGAAGCGAGCACCAGTACGGGGAGAACATTCACTACGCGTTTGACTCCAGGGGCATAGAGAACATCACAG GAGAGATGGCATCAAAGGCATTCTACGATGAAATCAATCATTATAACTTCTCAAGCCCTGGCTTCACATCGGGAACGG GTCACTTTACCCAGCTGGTCTGGAAGAGTAGCCTTAGGGTGGGCATTGGAGTCGCCGTCAACCCGCAGAACAAGAACCAGGTCTTCTCCGTCTTCAACTACGAGCCCGCCGGGAACGTGCAGGGACAATTCCCGGAGAATGTACTCCAGAAAAAGTGA